TGGGGCGCCTCAAAGAGGCGATGGCCCAGGGTTTCAAACCCGGCAAGCCCGAGGGGGCCAAAACGCGCGTGCCCGGTGATTTTCTGATCGATGAGAAAGGCATCATCCAGGATGCCTACTACGGCGAGGTCATCGCCGACCACATCCCCTTCGAGCGGGTCGATGCGTTTCTGAAATAGGGTCTCTTGTCATTCAATGTAGGGGCGGGGTTTACCGGCCCCTATTTTTTTCGTATGCAACAAAAAAAGGGGCGGGTAGACCCCGCCCCTACAGGATCGAACTGATCTGGTCTACTCGCCAGCGCCTTCGCTGATGGGGCTTGCGCCGTCGATCTGGCCGCGCAGCTCTCCGGCCGGGGAGATCTCGCAGACGAAGTGGTCGTTGCAGAGCCCCTTCTCCACGATGCGGCGGCCGGTATTGAAAGCCGTGGTGATCGAGCCCTTTCCTTCGAGCGCCAGGTCGCCGGCCAGGTAGAGGCCCGGGATGCTGGTCTCGTGGGTATCGGGGTCGACCTCGGGATAGCGCGAGTCGAACTGCAGGCCGATGGCCTTGAGAAAGTCCACCGGGGAACTGCCGCCCAGGCAGTAGACCACATGGTCGAAGACTTCTTCCTTGGGTTCCTTGTCGGCGAAGATCACCTTGACCTTGCCGTCCTCGGCTTCTTCGAGGGCCTCGATGTTGGTGGGATTCCACAGGGTGGCCTCGCCCTTCTGGCCGATCTCGGTGAGGATCTTTTCGTTGATCTCGTTCATGCGGCCGAAGTTGTCGCGCCGGTACGAGAGATAGACCTCGTTGCCGGGGTAGAGATACTGCACGGCCTCGGACGCGGTGTCGCCGCCGCCCACCACCAGGATGCGCTGGTCCTTCACTTCGCCTTCGGTAACGGAGAAGTGCACGCGGTCCTTGACCGCAGAGGGAATTTTGTACTCGGGCTTGTTGGGACGGCCCATCACGCCGATGGCGATGACCACGGTCTTGGTGCGGATGCGGTCCTCGGTTCCCACTGAAACGGTGAACCAGCCGTCCTCTTCGCGCTCGATGTGCCAGACTTCCTGCTTGTACCGGATGTCGATGTTGTACTTGGAGATGTATTGCTCCATCGTCTCCAGGTAGGTCTCGCGGTTGCCGGGGGTGATGTAGAGCACGCCTTCGGCGGGAACGTCGATTCCCTTCCACACGGTATCGACACGCTTTCCGGCGGTGTAGAGCTTGCTGATCATGTAGTTGTGGGTCTCGCCCTTTTCGAGGACGACCACCTTGTCGATGCCCGCCAGTTGGGCCTCCACGGCAACGGAGACCCCGGCCGGACCGCCGCCGACGACGACGACGTTCACTTCTTCGGTATGCTCGCTCATGAATCTGTGCTCCTGACTCTGCTGTGTGCGCCGCCCGCGAAAATTCCGCGGTGAGCGGCGCTCCCTTGCGTGAGGGAGTTTGCGCAATCGGCGCGCGCCCCGCAAGGGGGCTGACGCTTCTTTGCCTGAGCGCCGTTCAGCTAAGCGGCTGAAAATATTGACGAAAGTGTCAGTCTTTGGCGCCGCCCGCTCTGCTTAGTGATGCGGCGGGGGCGGAAATGGATGCAAGGCTATTCCAGCCAGAACTGCACCATCATCTGGGCCTCGATGACCTTGGGATCGCTGCCCTCCTGGGCGAAGTGGCGGAAGCGACCCTCGAATCCCAGCCCCACGTCGCGCGAGAGCGGCACTTCGAGTCCGCCGCCCAGCGAGTAGGTAAAGGCCGCGGGCACGGCAAGCGGCTTCATCGCGCCACCTGCAAAGCCGTGGTAGAGCTGCGCCGAGACAAGGGCGTAGGGCGTGATCTTTCCGGGAAAGGCCACCGCGCGCAGATAGGGCCCCCACACGATGGTGGTGAAGTGCTCCTCGTTGGCGGCCTCGCCGATGACCGCCACCTGGGCGCCCGCTTCGAAGCCCGCACGGAAATGGTCGCTCAGCGTGTACTCGGCGTAGCCCATGATGTCGGGCCCCTCGAAGAGCATCTCGAGATCCGGCGTCGGCAGCGAGGCTTTGAGCTGGTAGTAGTTGTCGCCCACGCGGCCCACGTGAAACTCCGCGCCGGCGCGAAAGCCCACCAGCCACTTGCCGCCCGCGCCTTCGGGGATCTCGTCGGAGAAATCATCGGCGCGGCCGAGCTGCGGGGTGAGCGCCAGTGCCAGCGCCAGCATCGTGATGAAGATGTGCCTCATGGTTTTTGCCTTCGGGGGCATCGAGTGCGATGCGCGGGCTCTCTTTACCGCTCCGCGCCCTCCCCGGTCAACCGCAGGGCGTGCGCGCGAAGCATGGCGATGCTCCGGCGGGCCGCCTCGGGCAGGCTGCGCCCGGCGGCCTTGAGACGCGCGTCGAGGGCCTCTTCGAGCCCTGGCATCTGCGCGGCGATTTTCGAGAGATCGGCGCGCTCCTCGACCGGCTCGAAGCGAAGCGGCCCCTCACCGCTCAGAATGAACACGCCCACGGGCGCGGCGCTGGCCATGGCGCCGGCGCCCCCGGCGCCGCCGTCTCTTGTACCGGCCATGGAATGAAACTCGGTACGCCGCGTGAGCGCGACGGCCACGTCGGCGCCCAGCTCCCGCGCATCGCCCAGTTCAAACGCGCGCACAAATCCCCCGCCGGTGTGCTCGCGCGTCCACTCCCGCGCGGCGCTCCCGATCTTCTGCGCGGTTTCCTCAACGATCTCACGCACGGGCGGCCTCCGCCCTGGTTGCGCCCACTTCGCGCCGGTCGGGCCTTGCGCGCGCGAAGGCGAAGAGCATCACGTCGATGGCCAGCAGCGCCGGGTAGAGGCGCAGCGCAACGCGCGCCGCGCCCGCCAGCACCGGCCTTCCCGACCAGTCGGGTTCGTGGTGGATGTTGAATGCCGGGCCCAGCATCCCGCGCAGCGCCCACAGATAGCCCGAGAGTTCGCCGGTTTTTTCAAAATCCTCGAAGCCGTAGCGCACCCGCCCGGCCAGCTCGTCGATCACGACGCGGCGGCGCTCGCGCACGAAGAAACGCAGGGTTTCGCCAACGCCCACGCGCTCGTCATAGCCGCGGTATCCCTCGAGCATCGACTCCATGGCGTCGGTAGCCGAAAAATCCTTGCCGCGCGCTCGCGCGCGCTCTCCCACACTCGACTCGCGCGAGTAGACGCGGCGGCCAAACAAATAGAGACTGTAGCGCGCGCGATCGAGCCTGCCCGGCACGCTGGCGACGCCGAAGCCGAGCGGCCCCCATGCAAGCTGCGCGCTGCCGGTGAGCGCAACGCCGCGCCCGGCCTCAAAGCTCGCGCGAAAACGCGCCGGCGCCAGCACCGCCAGCCACAGAGCTGCCAGCGCCAGGCCCAGCGCGCATCCAAGCAGGATTTCCCAGAGACTCATCGCGGTTCTTCTCTACGAGCGAAAATAACCGGTGTCATTCTGAGCGCAGCGAAGAATCGCGTGGAGCCGACCGGGACGCGATTCTTCGGGGCGCGCTGCGCCCCTCAGAATGACACGGGTCTGGTTACGAAGGTTTCTTGGGAGTCTTCTTCTCTGCCGAAGTGCCTACCGGGCGCTGTCCCTCGCCGGGACCCTCGCCCAGGAACTTGTCGACCACTTCGGGAACGAGGTCGAGCGCGCGGCCGATCATGCTTTCCTTGGTCCCCTTGAGCG
The Chrysiogenia bacterium genome window above contains:
- a CDS encoding NAD(P)-binding domain-containing protein, whose amino-acid sequence is MSEHTEEVNVVVVGGGPAGVSVAVEAQLAGIDKVVVLEKGETHNYMISKLYTAGKRVDTVWKGIDVPAEGVLYITPGNRETYLETMEQYISKYNIDIRYKQEVWHIEREEDGWFTVSVGTEDRIRTKTVVIAIGVMGRPNKPEYKIPSAVKDRVHFSVTEGEVKDQRILVVGGGDTASEAVQYLYPGNEVYLSYRRDNFGRMNEINEKILTEIGQKGEATLWNPTNIEALEEAEDGKVKVIFADKEPKEEVFDHVVYCLGGSSPVDFLKAIGLQFDSRYPEVDPDTHETSIPGLYLAGDLALEGKGSITTAFNTGRRIVEKGLCNDHFVCEISPAGELRGQIDGASPISEGAGE
- a CDS encoding DUF2953 domain-containing protein; translated protein: MSLWEILLGCALGLALAALWLAVLAPARFRASFEAGRGVALTGSAQLAWGPLGFGVASVPGRLDRARYSLYLFGRRVYSRESSVGERARARGKDFSATDAMESMLEGYRGYDERVGVGETLRFFVRERRRVVIDELAGRVRYGFEDFEKTGELSGYLWALRGMLGPAFNIHHEPDWSGRPVLAGAARVALRLYPALLAIDVMLFAFARARPDRREVGATRAEAARA